From the Gallaecimonas kandeliae genome, one window contains:
- the dapB gene encoding 4-hydroxy-tetrahydrodipicolinate reductase has translation MTAIAILGANGRMGKALIRAIAEDDAAKLVSAQVRPGHALLGQDAGIQAGVEPLGVALSDQLNPGTQVVVDFTSPDNTALVAADCAAKGLALVVGTTGLEERHKAALVEAARQVPVVFAPNMSVGVNLLLGLVHLASQVLGDSVDIEVLEAHHRHKKDAPSGTALALGEAAAKALGRNLKECAVYGREGITGERDRQTIGFATVRAGDIIGEHTVLFAGEGERIELTHKAHNRDTFAIGALRAAHWLQGRAPGLYDMQDVLGLK, from the coding sequence ATGACAGCTATCGCCATATTGGGGGCCAACGGCCGCATGGGTAAGGCGCTGATCCGCGCCATCGCCGAAGACGACGCCGCCAAACTGGTGTCGGCCCAGGTCCGCCCCGGCCATGCCCTGCTGGGCCAGGACGCCGGTATCCAGGCCGGCGTCGAGCCGCTGGGAGTGGCCCTGAGCGACCAGCTCAACCCCGGCACCCAGGTGGTGGTCGACTTCACCTCGCCGGACAATACCGCCTTGGTGGCCGCCGATTGTGCCGCCAAGGGCCTGGCCCTGGTGGTGGGCACCACAGGCCTGGAAGAGCGCCACAAGGCGGCCCTGGTTGAAGCCGCCAGGCAGGTGCCGGTGGTGTTCGCCCCCAACATGAGCGTGGGGGTCAACCTGCTGCTGGGTCTGGTGCATCTTGCCAGCCAGGTGCTGGGGGACAGCGTCGACATCGAGGTGCTGGAAGCCCACCACCGCCACAAGAAGGATGCCCCTTCGGGCACCGCCCTGGCCCTGGGGGAAGCGGCGGCCAAGGCCCTTGGCCGTAACCTCAAGGAATGCGCCGTCTACGGCCGCGAGGGCATCACCGGCGAGCGCGACCGCCAGACCATAGGTTTCGCGACTGTGCGAGCCGGCGACATCATCGGCGAGCATACGGTGCTCTTCGCCGGCGAGGGCGAGCGCATCGAGCTGACCCACAAGGCCCACAACCGCGACACCTTCGCCATCGGTGCCCTGCGCGCCGCCCACTGGCTGCAAGGCCGCGCCCCTGGCCTCTACGACATGCAGGATGTCCTTGGCCTGAAGTAA